A part of Crassostrea angulata isolate pt1a10 chromosome 5, ASM2561291v2, whole genome shotgun sequence genomic DNA contains:
- the LOC128186316 gene encoding E3 ubiquitin-protein ligase TRIM71-like — protein MATNGKSCDICSRMNSVELATSRCIDCFDDLCEKCANSHRANRLSMEHRVMSLDDSQAVDFVPDTVGFCEKHADRKLEVYCFDDELACCLMCATTDHRKCKMVESLEECAEKQASEDDKKKLEEMLEEFNQECEDGKSSLSKNKEGFGAQVDDIRSRIQSMKESVVRFLNDKEAEFMEQLVSLQNEKNDKYAAKVDSLSEFQEKVGVDIKKMKNCTDKNKVALFLEMKKAEKNHRGLVKNLQSLQNDYKKISLKLEDANFLTPILLEEKPYGKLVVEETIEECTTNFLSSELVQFHVLAKSGCRMTDVEAIGDDHVLAVCDNHNKIYLFSITQGFITACSLAGKPWAMTQIDPMSVAITIRAPQPGIEIVDLRRDKSCTLTSNEIIKLSFKPNGIAFDRGGFIVSSTDGLLRHVDESGSALHTVSVTKGYVYGLCFHSRRIIYSHHVDKGKVYALFDDKLGTQEFTFEHEDLSYPLGVTCDSRGNVYVVGCSTNNVLQLNSEGTFVRQVLSRDKDDAISNPMGIRVTTMGSSPKLLLTCQNEIRIYDFDSQ, from the coding sequence ATGGCAACTAACGGCAAATCCTGCGACATATGTTCCCGAATGAACTCCGTTGAACTTGCAACGTCACGATGTATCGACTGTTTTGACGACTTGTGTGAAAAATGCGCGAATAGTCACCGCGCTAACCGTTTGTCTATGGAGCACCGTGTGATGTCATTAGACGATAGCCAGGCAGTGGACTTTGTCCCCGATACGGTGGGGTTCTGCGAGAAGCATGCTGACCGGAAACTAGAAGTGTACTGCTTCGATGACGAGTTAGCCTGCTGTTTGATGTGTGCAACCACCGATCACAGAAAATGCAAAATGGTGGAAAGTTTGGAGGAATGCGCGGAAAAACAGGCAAGTGAAGATGATAAGAAAAAGTTGGAAGAGATGCTGGAAGAGTTCAATCAGGAATGTGAAGACGGCAAAAGTAGTCTTTCAAAGAACAAAGAGGGATTTGGCGCTCAGGTTGACGATATCCGCTCCCGTATTCAATCGATGAAAGAATCGGTGGTGAGATTTCTGAACGATAAAGAGGCAGAGTTTATGGAACAGCTGGTATCCTtgcaaaatgagaaaaatgacAAATATGCAGCCAAAGTTGACAGTTTGAGCGAATTTCAGGAAAAAGTGGGTGTCgatattaagaaaatgaaaaactgTACTGATAAAAACAAAGTAGCTCTATTTTTAGAGATGAAAAAAGCTGAAAAGAATCATAGAGGGTTGGTAAAAAATCTGCAGTCGCTACAAAATGATTACAAGAAAATTAGTTTGAAATTGGAGGACGCCAATTTTTTAACGCCAATTCTTTTAGAAGAGAAGCCATATGGTAAACTCGTCGTTGAAGAAACCATCGAAGAATGTACAACTAATTTCTTGAGTTCCGAGTTAGTTCAATTCCATGTCTTGGCCAAATCTGGATGCCGAATGACGGACGTAGAAGCAATCGGAGATGATCATGTTCTTGCTGTTTGTGACAATCATAACAAAATCTACCTCTTTTCCATAACCCAAGGTTTTATCACTGCGTGTTCGTTGGCTGGTAAACCATGGGCCATGACACAAATAGACCCAATGTCGGTTGCAATAACGATTCGAGCACCTCAGCCGGGCATAGAGATAGTGGATTTGAGGAGGGACAAAAGTTGCACCTTGACTTCgaatgaaattatcaaactCTCGTTTAAACCTAACGGAATTGCCTTTGACCGCGGTGGGTTTATTGTATCATCAACAGATGGGCTGCTCCGGCATGTTGACGAGAGCGGCTCCGCTCTCCATACAGTATCGGTCACAAAGGGATACGTATACGGGCTCTGCTTCCATTCAAGACGTATCATTTACTCTCATCATGTGGACAAGGGAAAAGTTTACGCTCTGTTTGACGACAAATTGGGTACACAAGAGTTTACATTCGAACACGAAGATTTGAGTTACCCTTTGGGAGTGACGTGTGATTCTCGCGGTAATGTTTACGTGGTGGGGTGTAGCACTAACAATGTGTTACAGCTTAACTCAGAGGGAACATTTGTGAGACAGGTCCTTTCTAGGGATAAAGATGACGCCATTTCTAATCCAATGGGAATCCGTGTGACAACCATGGGATCATCGCCAAAACTTCTGTTAACTTGTCAAAACGAGATCAGAATATATGATTTTGACTCTCAATGA
- the LOC128186277 gene encoding uncharacterized protein LOC128186277, giving the protein MSSIPLYNVQARFKFYTSEDNLSKEWKSSAKSNTHQTTFLEGILLKSLEKNAQFSYVDYSVFFSGIKDFKRPAQPRNHVQSDVLRVHNHKFSIDVLGNRILQPEFYDEIECIVRDGVKQLPRTPVSKDSLYFLTSFHALERTQSMEEIWSTWSGAKFILWNCPRVLNLRRITFLKATMRSENFAYLILCECENGMEHLSVAMDFYETLKTRRCGLVGLYKVERYYIPPHHKTDK; this is encoded by the exons ATGTCTAGCATCCCTCTTTACAATGTTCAAGCcagatttaaattttatacaagTGAAGACAATCTAAGCAAGGAATGGAAGTCGTCGGCCAAATCGAACACCCACCAAACCACGTTTCTAGAGGGAATCCTCCTCAAAAGTTTAGAGAAAAATG CACAGTTCTCCTACGTGGACTACTCTGTTTTCTTCAGTGGAATTAAGGACTTCAAGCGCCCCGCGCAACCCAGGAATCATGTTCAGTCAGACGTTTTACGGGTTCACAACCATAAGTTCTCCATTGACGTTCTCGGCAACAGAATTTTGCAACCCG AATTCTACGATGAGATCGAGTGTATAGTGAGGGACGGGGTAAAACAGCTCCCCCGAACACCGGTCAGCAAGGATAGTCTGTACTTTCTGACGTCATTCCACGCGCTGGAGCGCACGCAATCAATGGAGGAAATCTGGAGTACTTGGAGCGGTGCCAAGTTCATCCTCTGGAACTGTCCAAGGGTCCTCAATCTTCGGAGGATCACCTTTCTGAAAGCCACGATGAGGTCCGAGAATTTCGCGTACCTGATTTTGTGCGAGTGTGAGAACGGCATGGAACACTTGAGCGTTGCcatggatttttatgaaactctgaaGACCCGGCGCTGTGGTTTAGTTGGCCTGTATAAAGTCGAGCGATACTACATTCCACCCCACCACAAGACGGACAAATAA